The following DNA comes from Spartinivicinus poritis.
CCAACCAATCAGCAGGTAATTAGACAGCAGCTCAAACTGCTGGGGGTGAATGCTTGTATAGTGGAGAATGGTGTAGAAGCGCTGAAGGCTTGGCGGACAGGTGACTTTGTGCTCGTCATATCAGACTGCCACATGCCCGAAATGGATGGTTATACCCTCACTCAAACAATACGAGAAGAAGAACAGCGACTGGGGTATGGTCGTGTCCCAATTATTGCACTGACGGCCAGTGCACTGGCTGATGATGCGCAAAAATGCCGAGATGCTGGGATGGATGACTTTATTACCAAGCCTGTAACAATTCCTGACTTAGGCAAAATTCTTAAATATTGGCTAGGTAAAGCCATTATCAACCAGCGTCATAAAGAAGATGTTGTTCAGCCAGCGAGTGAAGCCTCTGAGGCCGCTATTCAGCTGAGCCAGTTATTGTCATTGTTTGGTGACCAGGCCATGGTTAATAAAATGCTAGGGGATTTCATCAATCAAACCCAGCAAGATATAGAAAAACTCTCGAATGCAGTGGAAGCCCATGAAGCAGTAGTCGTTGCCGAAACCGCTCACCGAGTGAAGGGAGCAGCTAAAATTATTGAAGCAGATGCACTGGCAGAAAGCAGCCGTTCCCTAGAAATGGCTGCAAAAGGGGAGGACTGGTCAGGTATTGCCCACTATATCAGCCAGGTGAAACAGGAATATGAGCACTTACAGCAGTATATAAAACAGTTTTTGATCAGGAATGAATAAATCACTCGCTGACCTCACGATTATGGTGTTGGAAGATCATGAATTTCAGCGCAACTATTTGCGGCTACTATTACAGCAGCTCGGTATTAGCAACCTGCTAGAGGCTGAAGATGGCCAGACTGCGTTAACGCTGGTAAGTAATCATTCAGTTGATGTGGTGATTTGTGATTTAAACTTACCGGGTATGCATGGTGCTGAGTTTCTTCATCACTTAGGTAAGCGAGGCTTTAGTGGCGGTGTGATTATTGCCAGTGAGGAGCAGCAGGCAGTGCTAGAAAATAGCTGCCAAATAGCCAATATGGTGGGATTACAGGTTATTGGGACAATGGCTAAACCACTACGGGCTGATTGGCTGGAGAGTACCTTAACCCACTTCTGTACGGAGCGATCCTAGTCATAAAAAAGCCGACCTGATGGGCCGGCTAAAGTGTTACCAAGGAATTCTCTCATTCGTTACTAATCAATCACCAGGTTGCCGCTGGCTAGCAGGCTATCAAGGATAGCTTGGTTGTCCAAT
Coding sequences within:
- a CDS encoding response regulator; this encodes MNKSLADLTIMVLEDHEFQRNYLRLLLQQLGISNLLEAEDGQTALTLVSNHSVDVVICDLNLPGMHGAEFLHHLGKRGFSGGVIIASEEQQAVLENSCQIANMVGLQVIGTMAKPLRADWLESTLTHFCTERS